A single Anopheles arabiensis isolate DONGOLA chromosome 2, AaraD3, whole genome shotgun sequence DNA region contains:
- the LOC120898043 gene encoding uncharacterized protein LOC120898043 isoform X8 — protein sequence MDECQHELDFEELEKLCRHTPEDELSEAEADQLGETGGTEEGGGAGERFRDMGQSESKKASKKAATDTGLHTKGTAMSFGFKKHKVHQATTGSNGTIGTTGNNKLPPGAVTHTGDGGGGGVGASAEPVPGAVTNQIKKFSHSNHNNNNNNNNNNNSNNATLEREKAERELVQATVISNPGVDAAFSDNNGNSGSVESVDDTSGGVMGPGRTTAATGRSTPRLQPAKKDSNGAPYRSNRFGFRTNNIVRPASVGLQPRVANDFDKHSSTATNTNNNNNIHAHNNNNNNVYVVNDKRRSKSASSAASARTTFTPLPGTTAAAAATGTGGNGAILLHQHAYGGGATALHRPLPKYQAPSTKIAHPTVPDSNSGAGGTYQHQMTKCNQGEHKNTQHSGTGAKQTAQQHQYTHGSEAGQNAPSGGGLCAKPPLTGNGHTAGGTTTSAKLGQEAATTASKFTLHTSSLPKPQYPVSISLTGTTAGPAAAASSRYTMDTKGAKHAVNVSRKEFANTNVTGAPALEDTTTTTTSSIRMPRQRYRNLEMVMSGRHKFEVRDLEALTTEPIVPLPLPELPSAFCSTGNQRTAPLSGLIRSTELNASANASALHDDIDINDNRYEQAEPGAAEEQVTPTAPDSEGQKESLEEEKLLRDNNSSEKSLIKGGAMKELMESYEESKSSTPSCSRASWFTAGEALAAKDFGIRSLTSSVESSTSRQTDSMPGSAQDEQEEEDISSVTITAGNPSAFSSISAPIPMDVSATNLDSVSEVLVSFTDPGTDPLASGGGDAATEPNRMYRNEQAKFAEMAAAISDVLLLDDETSPTDSLVSSCTENSDDVKKPRGGKKTAENTKEKEKDIDEISPELDELTSPVSPGTPTHASNSLSLSDGGRDFLIDDEIADQPGLVFDEGSTLDLGSLNLNLTSQKTDTDRTLKDNHNRAAAAGTTNGTGSQPAAIRATPPSAPKPRRAMPDAYESPALSRKSARSGNRMARAESLDTLSPCDSIASDDFMLDFDCNSSMDSIDRVARSSMGGSANGLNSMDELQLWSELENKGGHIIREWSTLLRSSPQSNSTHRSQLPARARLLTRRLQNNATPTNGSESPRSIDSLPRRTFAGSYKTATLSQFHNLANNNNNNNCTDSASTATNSAEDLTLLDKSLRNSMLQDVVHFKKQLVRLRRIMQEDEENLMMTDTLNPFENNNGQFFTTAAAAMAANGTIGSATTTAAATTATSQEQQQQQQQENILIRESSVAALALLEDQRQELADLRRQVVYLQGELTAKDRTIRQQQNLIEKYEAEREKQHQQQLHSLTNGGSSTESGEGTALSGPDSTGSSDRNHQSAETISTATQTERLRPVSFGGQEGLGRLGQLGQSQ from the exons ATGGATGAATGCCAGCATGAGCTCGACTTTGAGGAGCTAGAAAAACTGTGCAGACACACGCCGGAGGACGAACTGTCAGAAGCGGAAGCGGACCAGCTGGGTGAAACGGGCGGCACAGAGGAGGGAGGCGGAGCGGGCGAAAGGTTTAGAGATATG GGCCAATCGGAGAGCAAGAAAGCGTCGAAGAAAGCGGCCACCGACACTGGCCTGCACACCAAGGGGACGGCTATGTCGTTTGGCTTCAAGAAGCACAAGGTGCATCAGGCAACCACCGGCAGCAACGGTACGATCGGCACAACCGGAAACAACAAATTGCCACCGGGTGCGGTCACACATACCggcgacggtggtggtggtggtgtcggtgCCAGCGCAGAACCAGTCCCGGGAGCGGTCACTAATCAGATCAAGAAGTTCAGCCACAgtaaccacaacaacaacaacaataataataacaacaacaacagcaataatGCGACACTGGAAAGGGAGAAAGCGGAAAGGGAGCTGGTGCAGGCCACCGTCATCTCGAACCCGGGCGTCGATGCGGCATTTAGCGACAACAACGGAAATAGCG GATCGGTAGAGTCGGTGGACGACACGAGCGGTGGTGTGATGGGCCCCGGCCGAACCACGGCCGCCACCGGCCGTTCCACACCGCGGCTCCAACCCGCCAAGAAGGACAGCAACGGGGCGCCGTACCGCAGCAATCGGTTCGGCTTCCGCACCAACAACATCGTCCGGCCGGCATCGGTCGGGCTGCAGCCCCGGGTGGCCAACGATTTTGACAAACATTCCTCCACCGctaccaacaccaacaacaacaacaacatccacgcccataacaacaacaataacaacgtGTACGTCGTTAACGACAAGCGCCGCTCGAAGAGCGCCTCCTCGGCGGCCAGCGCACGCACAACCTTTACGCCGCTGCCGGGCACaacagcggcggcggctgcaaCCGGAACCGGCGGGAATGGGGCGATCCTGCTGCACCAGCACGCGTACGGTGGGGGTGCAACTGCGCTGCATCGTCCGCTGCCGAAATACCAGGCGCCGAGTACGAAAATAGCCCACCCCACCGTGCCGGACTCCAACAGTGGTGCCGGTGGGACTTATCAACATCAGATGACGAAATGCAACCAGGGAGAGCATAAAAATACTCAGCATTCCGGTACCGGGGCGAAGCAGACGGCCCAGCAGCATCAGTATACGCACGGCAGCGAAGCCGGCCAGAACGCACCAAGCGGTGGTGGTCTATG TGCAAAACCACCACTGACTGGCAATGGGCATACGGCCGGCGGCACCACTACATCGGCCAAACTAGGTCAGGAGGCGGCCACAACGGCCAGCAAGTTTACGCTGCACACGTCCAGCCTGCCGAAACCGCAGTACCCGGTGTCGATCTCACTGACCGGTACTACCGCCGggcccgccgccgccgccagctCGCGCTACACGATGGACACGAAGGGTGCCAAGCATGCGGTCAACGTGAGTCGCAAAGAGTTCGCCAACACGAACGTGACCGGGGCGCCCGCGCTCGAGGACACGACCACCACGACGACCAGCAGCATCCGGATGCCGCGGCAGCGCTACCGCAACCTGGAGATGGTGATGAGCGGCCGGCACAAGTTCGAGGTGCGCGATCTGGAAGCGCTAACGACGGAACCGATCGtaccgctgccgctgccggaGCTGCCGAGTGCGTTCTGCAGCACGGGCAACCAGCGAACGGCACCGCTCAGCGGGCTGATCCGCTCGACCGAGCTGAATGCCAGTGCCAATGCGTCCGCCCTGCACGACGATATCGACATCAACGATAACCGGTACGAGCAGGCCGAGCCGGGCGCGGCAGAGGAGCAAGTGACACCGACGGCACCGGACAGCGAAGGGCAGAAGGAAAGCCTCGAGGAGGAAAAGCTACTGCGCGATAACAACTCGTCGGAAAAGAGTCTGATCAAGGGCGGCGCGATGAAGGAGCTGATGGAGAGCTACGAGGAAAGCAAGAGCTCGACGCCGAGCTGCTCGCGCGCTTCCTGGTTCACGGCCGGTGAGGCACTGGCCGCGAAAGACTTTGGCATCCGCAGCCTAACGAGCAGCGTGGAGAGCAGCACATCGAGGCAGACCGATTCGATGCCCGGCAGCGCACAGGACGAGCAGGAAGAGGAGGACATCAGCTCCGTCACCATTACGGCGGGCAATCCTTCGGCGTTCT CTTCCATTTCAGCGCCGATCCCGATGGATGTTTCCGCCACCAACCTGGACAGTGTGTCGGAGGTGCTGGTCAGCTTCACCGACCCAGGAACGGATCCGCTTGCTAGTGGGGGCGGCGATGCTgccaccgaaccgaaccgaatgtACCGCAACGAGCAGGCCAAGTTTGCGGAAATGGCCGCCGCCATCAGtgacgtgctgctgctggacgatgAAACCTCCCCGACGGACAGTCTCGTTAGCAGCTGTACGGAGAACTCGGACGACGTGAAGAAACCGCGCGGCGGCAAGAAAACGGCCGAAAACACGAAGGAAAAGGAGAAGGACATCGATGAGATCTCGCccgagctggacgagctgaCCAGTCCCGTCTCGCCCGGCACACCGACCCATGCTTCCAACTCACTGTCGCTGTCGGACGGCGGGAGGGATTTTCTGATTGACGACGAAATCGCCGACCAGCCGGGGCTGGTGTTCGATGAGGGCAGTACGCTCGATCTTGGCTCGCTCAATCTTAACCTGACATCACAGAAGACCGACACCGATCGAACGCTAAAGGACAACCACaatcgagctgctgctgctggcactaCAAACGGGACCGGCTCCCAACCGGCAGCAATCAGGGCGACTCCACCGTCAGCGCCCAAGCCGAGGAGGGCTATGCCGGATGCGTACGAATCGCCGGCCCTGTCGCGCAAGTCGGCACGCAGCGGCAATCGCATGGCGCGGGCAGAATCGCTCGACACGCTCTCACCGTGCGACTCGATCGCGTCCGATGACTTTATGCTTGACTTTgactgcaacagcagcatggaCTCCATCGATCG GGTCGCGCGTTCCAGTATGGGTGGCAGCGCTAACGGGTTAAACTCGAtggacgagctgcagctgtGGTCCGAGCTGGAGAACAAAGGCGGACACATCATACGCGAGTGGAGCACACTGCTACGCAGCAGCCCGCAGAGCAACAGCACTCACAG ATCCCAGCTACCGGCAAGGGCACGGCTACTCACCCGACGCCTGCAGAACAACGCGACGCCCACGAATGGATCGGAAAGCCCGCGCTCGATCGACAGCCTGCCGCGGCGAACGTTCGCCGGCTCGTACAAGACGGCCACCCTGAGCCAGTTCCACAATCtcgccaacaacaacaacaacaacaactgtacGGACTCTGCCTCGACCGCTACCAACTCCGCGGAAGATCTCACCCTGCTCGACAAGTCGCTGCGCAACTCCATGCTCCAGGACGTGGTGCACTTCAAGAAGCAGCTGGTACGACTCCGCCGGATAATGCAAGAG GATGAAGAAAATTTGATGATG ACCGATACTCTCAACCCATTTGAAAATAACAATGGGCAATTCTTCACGACGGCAGCAGCCGCAATGGCCGCCAATGGTACGATCGGCTCGGCAACAACTACAGCGGCAGCGACGACGGCAACGTCCCaggaacagcaacagcagcagcagcaagaaaacATACTCATCCGCGAGTCCAGCGTGGCGGCCCTTGCCCTACTCGAGGACCAGCGGCAGGAGCTGGCGGATCTCAGAAGACAGGTGGTTTACCTTCAG GGTGAGCTAACGGCCAAAGATCGCACGAttcggcagcagcagaatcTGATCGAAAAGTATGAAGCGGAGCGAGagaagcagcaccagcagcagctccacagCCTCACGAACGGTGGCTCGTCCACGGAGAGCGGGGAAGGTACGGCCCTATCCGGGCCGGACAGTACCGGCAGCAGCGATCGGAACCACCAGTCGGCGGAAACCATCAGCACCGCCACGCAAACGGAACGA CTGAGGCCCGTTTCCTTCGGTGGACAGGAAGGATTAGGAAG GCTGGGACAGCTGGGACAG TCGCAGTGA
- the LOC120898043 gene encoding uncharacterized protein LOC120898043 isoform X3: MDECQHELDFEELEKLCRHTPEDELSEAEADQLGETGGTEEGGGAGERFRDMGQSESKKASKKAATDTGLHTKGTAMSFGFKKHKVHQATTGSNGTIGTTGNNKLPPGAVTHTGDGGGGGVGASAEPVPGAVTNQIKKFSHSNHNNNNNNNNNNNSNNATLEREKAERELVQATVISNPGVDAAFSDNNGNSGSVESVDDTSGGVMGPGRTTAATGRSTPRLQPAKKDSNGAPYRSNRFGFRTNNIVRPASVGLQPRVANDFDKHSSTATNTNNNNNIHAHNNNNNNVYVVNDKRRSKSASSAASARTTFTPLPGTTAAAAATGTGGNGAILLHQHAYGGGATALHRPLPKYQAPSTKIAHPTVPDSNSGAGGTYQHQMTKCNQGEHKNTQHSGTGAKQTAQQHQYTHGSEAGQNAPSGGGLCAKPPLTGNGHTAGGTTTSAKLGQEAATTASKFTLHTSSLPKPQYPVSISLTGTTAGPAAAASSRYTMDTKGAKHAVNVSRKEFANTNVTGAPALEDTTTTTTSSIRMPRQRYRNLEMVMSGRHKFEVRDLEALTTEPIVPLPLPELPSAFCSTGNQRTAPLSGLIRSTELNASANASALHDDIDINDNRYEQAEPGAAEEQVTPTAPDSEGQKESLEEEKLLRDNNSSEKSLIKGGAMKELMESYEESKSSTPSCSRASWFTAGEALAAKDFGIRSLTSSVESSTSRQTDSMPGSAQDEQEEEDISSVTITAGNPSAFSSISAPIPMDVSATNLDSVSEVLVSFTDPGTDPLASGGGDAATEPNRMYRNEQAKFAEMAAAISDVLLLDDETSPTDSLVSSCTENSDDVKKPRGGKKTAENTKEKEKDIDEISPELDELTSPVSPGTPTHASNSLSLSDGGRDFLIDDEIADQPGLVFDEGSTLDLGSLNLNLTSQKTDTDRTLKDNHNRAAAAGTTNGTGSQPAAIRATPPSAPKPRRAMPDAYESPALSRKSARSGNRMARAESLDTLSPCDSIASDDFMLDFDCNSSMDSIDRVARSSMGGSANGLNSMDELQLWSELENKGGHIIREWSTLLRSSPQSNSTHRSQLPARARLLTRRLQNNATPTNGSESPRSIDSLPRRTFAGSYKTATLSQFHNLANNNNNNNCTDSASTATNSAEDLTLLDKSLRNSMLQDVVHFKKQLVRLRRIMQETDTLNPFENNNGQFFTTAAAAMAANGTIGSATTTAAATTATSQEQQQQQQQENILIRESSVAALALLEDQRQELADLRRQVVYLQGELTAKDRTIRQQQNLIEKYEAEREKQHQQQLHSLTNGGSSTESGEGTALSGPDSTGSSDRNHQSAETISTATQTERLRPVSFGGQEGLGSRSEKPVTPKNGLRTPSAVGLAGATPPHQHHHHHHHTNGTPTTPKSKTQISSVYTQLSSVRHSYAGNGSAPTTPTHGTGAQNGLRRTSLGSSHNLSTFGLHSPSERSPNGSNKPVRTTHIGTLASPIQRQPPNGTTVKPPPSKAVPPSRTNGVVTASKLNGLNGTAKRMAAGAGTTTGSSSIIRPPSSFGSSSSLASVGEPLKSKSAPLVVVPNGKLLTPAATGAATSDERETSSSSDSDKDTVVVNGGAIGTAGSCCSEESNLASAGNTNGSTVNGIVGH; the protein is encoded by the exons ATGGATGAATGCCAGCATGAGCTCGACTTTGAGGAGCTAGAAAAACTGTGCAGACACACGCCGGAGGACGAACTGTCAGAAGCGGAAGCGGACCAGCTGGGTGAAACGGGCGGCACAGAGGAGGGAGGCGGAGCGGGCGAAAGGTTTAGAGATATG GGCCAATCGGAGAGCAAGAAAGCGTCGAAGAAAGCGGCCACCGACACTGGCCTGCACACCAAGGGGACGGCTATGTCGTTTGGCTTCAAGAAGCACAAGGTGCATCAGGCAACCACCGGCAGCAACGGTACGATCGGCACAACCGGAAACAACAAATTGCCACCGGGTGCGGTCACACATACCggcgacggtggtggtggtggtgtcggtgCCAGCGCAGAACCAGTCCCGGGAGCGGTCACTAATCAGATCAAGAAGTTCAGCCACAgtaaccacaacaacaacaacaataataataacaacaacaacagcaataatGCGACACTGGAAAGGGAGAAAGCGGAAAGGGAGCTGGTGCAGGCCACCGTCATCTCGAACCCGGGCGTCGATGCGGCATTTAGCGACAACAACGGAAATAGCG GATCGGTAGAGTCGGTGGACGACACGAGCGGTGGTGTGATGGGCCCCGGCCGAACCACGGCCGCCACCGGCCGTTCCACACCGCGGCTCCAACCCGCCAAGAAGGACAGCAACGGGGCGCCGTACCGCAGCAATCGGTTCGGCTTCCGCACCAACAACATCGTCCGGCCGGCATCGGTCGGGCTGCAGCCCCGGGTGGCCAACGATTTTGACAAACATTCCTCCACCGctaccaacaccaacaacaacaacaacatccacgcccataacaacaacaataacaacgtGTACGTCGTTAACGACAAGCGCCGCTCGAAGAGCGCCTCCTCGGCGGCCAGCGCACGCACAACCTTTACGCCGCTGCCGGGCACaacagcggcggcggctgcaaCCGGAACCGGCGGGAATGGGGCGATCCTGCTGCACCAGCACGCGTACGGTGGGGGTGCAACTGCGCTGCATCGTCCGCTGCCGAAATACCAGGCGCCGAGTACGAAAATAGCCCACCCCACCGTGCCGGACTCCAACAGTGGTGCCGGTGGGACTTATCAACATCAGATGACGAAATGCAACCAGGGAGAGCATAAAAATACTCAGCATTCCGGTACCGGGGCGAAGCAGACGGCCCAGCAGCATCAGTATACGCACGGCAGCGAAGCCGGCCAGAACGCACCAAGCGGTGGTGGTCTATG TGCAAAACCACCACTGACTGGCAATGGGCATACGGCCGGCGGCACCACTACATCGGCCAAACTAGGTCAGGAGGCGGCCACAACGGCCAGCAAGTTTACGCTGCACACGTCCAGCCTGCCGAAACCGCAGTACCCGGTGTCGATCTCACTGACCGGTACTACCGCCGggcccgccgccgccgccagctCGCGCTACACGATGGACACGAAGGGTGCCAAGCATGCGGTCAACGTGAGTCGCAAAGAGTTCGCCAACACGAACGTGACCGGGGCGCCCGCGCTCGAGGACACGACCACCACGACGACCAGCAGCATCCGGATGCCGCGGCAGCGCTACCGCAACCTGGAGATGGTGATGAGCGGCCGGCACAAGTTCGAGGTGCGCGATCTGGAAGCGCTAACGACGGAACCGATCGtaccgctgccgctgccggaGCTGCCGAGTGCGTTCTGCAGCACGGGCAACCAGCGAACGGCACCGCTCAGCGGGCTGATCCGCTCGACCGAGCTGAATGCCAGTGCCAATGCGTCCGCCCTGCACGACGATATCGACATCAACGATAACCGGTACGAGCAGGCCGAGCCGGGCGCGGCAGAGGAGCAAGTGACACCGACGGCACCGGACAGCGAAGGGCAGAAGGAAAGCCTCGAGGAGGAAAAGCTACTGCGCGATAACAACTCGTCGGAAAAGAGTCTGATCAAGGGCGGCGCGATGAAGGAGCTGATGGAGAGCTACGAGGAAAGCAAGAGCTCGACGCCGAGCTGCTCGCGCGCTTCCTGGTTCACGGCCGGTGAGGCACTGGCCGCGAAAGACTTTGGCATCCGCAGCCTAACGAGCAGCGTGGAGAGCAGCACATCGAGGCAGACCGATTCGATGCCCGGCAGCGCACAGGACGAGCAGGAAGAGGAGGACATCAGCTCCGTCACCATTACGGCGGGCAATCCTTCGGCGTTCT CTTCCATTTCAGCGCCGATCCCGATGGATGTTTCCGCCACCAACCTGGACAGTGTGTCGGAGGTGCTGGTCAGCTTCACCGACCCAGGAACGGATCCGCTTGCTAGTGGGGGCGGCGATGCTgccaccgaaccgaaccgaatgtACCGCAACGAGCAGGCCAAGTTTGCGGAAATGGCCGCCGCCATCAGtgacgtgctgctgctggacgatgAAACCTCCCCGACGGACAGTCTCGTTAGCAGCTGTACGGAGAACTCGGACGACGTGAAGAAACCGCGCGGCGGCAAGAAAACGGCCGAAAACACGAAGGAAAAGGAGAAGGACATCGATGAGATCTCGCccgagctggacgagctgaCCAGTCCCGTCTCGCCCGGCACACCGACCCATGCTTCCAACTCACTGTCGCTGTCGGACGGCGGGAGGGATTTTCTGATTGACGACGAAATCGCCGACCAGCCGGGGCTGGTGTTCGATGAGGGCAGTACGCTCGATCTTGGCTCGCTCAATCTTAACCTGACATCACAGAAGACCGACACCGATCGAACGCTAAAGGACAACCACaatcgagctgctgctgctggcactaCAAACGGGACCGGCTCCCAACCGGCAGCAATCAGGGCGACTCCACCGTCAGCGCCCAAGCCGAGGAGGGCTATGCCGGATGCGTACGAATCGCCGGCCCTGTCGCGCAAGTCGGCACGCAGCGGCAATCGCATGGCGCGGGCAGAATCGCTCGACACGCTCTCACCGTGCGACTCGATCGCGTCCGATGACTTTATGCTTGACTTTgactgcaacagcagcatggaCTCCATCGATCG GGTCGCGCGTTCCAGTATGGGTGGCAGCGCTAACGGGTTAAACTCGAtggacgagctgcagctgtGGTCCGAGCTGGAGAACAAAGGCGGACACATCATACGCGAGTGGAGCACACTGCTACGCAGCAGCCCGCAGAGCAACAGCACTCACAG ATCCCAGCTACCGGCAAGGGCACGGCTACTCACCCGACGCCTGCAGAACAACGCGACGCCCACGAATGGATCGGAAAGCCCGCGCTCGATCGACAGCCTGCCGCGGCGAACGTTCGCCGGCTCGTACAAGACGGCCACCCTGAGCCAGTTCCACAATCtcgccaacaacaacaacaacaacaactgtacGGACTCTGCCTCGACCGCTACCAACTCCGCGGAAGATCTCACCCTGCTCGACAAGTCGCTGCGCAACTCCATGCTCCAGGACGTGGTGCACTTCAAGAAGCAGCTGGTACGACTCCGCCGGATAATGCAAGAG ACCGATACTCTCAACCCATTTGAAAATAACAATGGGCAATTCTTCACGACGGCAGCAGCCGCAATGGCCGCCAATGGTACGATCGGCTCGGCAACAACTACAGCGGCAGCGACGACGGCAACGTCCCaggaacagcaacagcagcagcagcaagaaaacATACTCATCCGCGAGTCCAGCGTGGCGGCCCTTGCCCTACTCGAGGACCAGCGGCAGGAGCTGGCGGATCTCAGAAGACAGGTGGTTTACCTTCAG GGTGAGCTAACGGCCAAAGATCGCACGAttcggcagcagcagaatcTGATCGAAAAGTATGAAGCGGAGCGAGagaagcagcaccagcagcagctccacagCCTCACGAACGGTGGCTCGTCCACGGAGAGCGGGGAAGGTACGGCCCTATCCGGGCCGGACAGTACCGGCAGCAGCGATCGGAACCACCAGTCGGCGGAAACCATCAGCACCGCCACGCAAACGGAACGA CTGAGGCCCGTTTCCTTCGGTGGACAGGAAGGATTAGGAAG TCGCAGTGAGAAGCCGGTGACGCCCAAAAACGGACTGCGCACACCATCAGCAGTAGGGCTGGCGGGGGCAACACCGccccaccaacaccaccaccaccaccaccacaccaacgGGACGCCAACGACACCGAAAAGTAAAACGCAAATCTCCTCCGTCTACACGCAGCTGTCCTCGGTGCGGCACAGCTACGCCGGCAATGGCAGTGCGCCaaccacacccacacacggcACCGGCGCACAGAACGGACTGCGCCGCACCTCGCTCGGCTCTAGCCACAATCTGAGCACGTTCGGGCTGCACAGCCCCAGCGAACGATCGCCGaacggcagcaacaaaccCGTCCGCACCACACACATCGGGACGCTCGCATCACCCATCCAGCGGCAGCCCCCCAACGGCACCACCGTGAAACCTCCACCCTCCAAAGCAGTTCCGCCGAGCCGAACGAACGGTGTTGTGACCGCGTCGAAATTGAACGGATTGAATGGGACGGCAAAGCGAATGGCTGCAGGGGCAGGGACtaccaccggcagcagcagcatcatcaggccaccgtcttcgttcgggagcagcagcagtctagCGAGCGTCGGTGAGCCGCTGAAAAGCAAATCGGCaccgctggtggtggtgccgaaTGGGAAGCTCCTAACGCCGGCCGCTACCGGTGCGGCGACGAGCGATGAGCGGGAAACGTCCAGTTCCTCGGACTCGGACAAGGATACGGTGGTAGTGAATGGAGGAGCGATCGGTACGGCGGGGAGTTGTTGCAGCGAGGAGAGCAATCTTGCCAGTGCCGGCAACACCAACGGCAGCACCGTCAACGGTATCGTAGGACACTGA